Part of the Henckelia pumila isolate YLH828 chromosome 2, ASM3356847v2, whole genome shotgun sequence genome is shown below.
GGGAATCTTAACATTTCCTTGAAGATCTGTATGTTCAGTTCCATTCCCAATGCGAAGCAAGAAATCGCAAAAATTTGGGTCAGTTCTTGCTCTCATGTTCTCAAACAAAGTTAGTTGTTTCATTTCACTAAATAAATAGTATTTGACCAAACTTGCATTTATAGTTTCTTGGACATTAGCTTTTGGAAGAACATGCAAAACTTGCATAAAATCTCCTCCAAGAACTACCACTTTTCCACCAAAAAACCTTTGAATTCCAGTTATATCTTGTAGAGTTCGATCAACTGCTTCAATTGCTGTTCTTTTTGCCATTGGAGCTTCATCCCATACAATTAGTTTGGTTTTCCGTAACAATTCCGCTAGACCACTTTGTTTTGATATTGAACAATAACTTTCTTCATGTAAATCAATTGGAATTTTAAAGCGTGAATGAGCAGTTCGACCACCTGGTAATATTGAAGCTGCAACTCCTGAAGTGGCTGTAGCTGGGgcaatcattttatttttcctgATATTTGCCAACAATGCTCTATATAAAAACGTTTTTCCAGTTCCTCTAGGTCCATTGACAAAAAATAATCCACCATTTCCCATATTCACAGACTCCATAATTTGTTCAAATGCTTCTTGTTGTGCAACATTTAATTTGAATTGCGCACAATAATCATCGTCTGATATTTGTATAGATTTTTCTTCTTCTATTTCTCGACAAAATTTTTCATTGGACTGAGGAATGTCCAGAGATATTCGTGGAAGATCAAAACCACCGATTTGTTTTTCCATGCTctccaaaattaaatttatactctCAAGTGTTTTTGAGACCAAGAATTCTCGGTTCTGATGAAACTGTCTTTGCAAATCATCGGACATTGCTTCAAAATATGTATCCCATAATGATCTAACATCAGCTGGCTCACAATAGACCAAAATTGTTGCAAATAATCTTCTCAAAGCATGTGGCATTTGGAAGGTAACAGCTTTGTTCATACATTCAAAATTACTTTGATCAGATTCAAGTAAGCCTCTTTTCTGTGCCGATTCTTTAAAACTCAAATAACGATTTCCATTAACCATTAGCAAATAGTCAAAAGAAATGGGTCCTCTTACATGACTTAGCAAGAGCCTCAAATAGTATCTTTCTCCTTCGATTGGGTTTGCAGCATTTATACGACCAATtactcttcttttctttctctcGTGCCAACTTTTACTCTGGTTGTCCCAAACATAATATTCAGGGAACTCAATGTATAACAATGTCTTTGCCTTTGCATTCACTGAGCAAGTATGAAAAAATTCGGTTAACATTGTTTTTGAGTTATATTCTTGGCGCAAAACATAATCTAAATTTTGATTCTTCCAGAATGTGACACAatgtttatttggcaaatgtAATGCCAAATTGATGACAGCCGGAGAAATTTCATTAAGCTCAAACTCATAAATTCGCCATAATGCTTCTTGTGCAGAAACCCATCTTGCATCTTggaaatttttaatttcatctACAGTTCCGACTTCATTTCCTGATGCAATGTGCACAGCAACTTTGTCATGGCCTTTGTAAATGTACTTGTACAGATATTTAACAGCAGTCAATCCGGAACAAATTTCAACATTTATGTGGCAATCATATCTCATAAGAAGGTAAGGATTGTAGGGAACAACCCACTGATTATTTAACTTTGCTCTTCTTGCATCCACTGTTTGACTATCGTCCCTTCTCCAATAAATAGGATAACCATCTTCTCCTTGTACCGTTCTCTCACAAAACTTTCGTGGATAATGGCTCTTGCATTGTCCTGCGATCATGCAAGAGTTTTTACTATTCAAATGTCCACATGGTCCATGCATCATATGCTTCACAACAAGGTCAAATAACCTTGGATTTTTCTCTTTTTGGGGAAGTTCAGCCAAAACATAATCATCAAATTGATCATTGTTGTTTATTTTATGTTCTTTCTTCAATATGACCAACATGTGAATATGAGGTAGTCCGCGCTTTTGGAATTCaacaacataaacataagcacAAACTTCTCCAAACAGTGATTTCTGAGTTATTTCTTTTTTCAGATTTTGTACTTTTGCTCTGAAAACTCTAGATGTCAAATCCGGTCGATCCTGAGCTCGTTGATTGCCTTTCAAGTTATCTTTTATTTCTTTCCACTCCGGATTACAAGTCATTGTTATAAAGAGATCTGGTTTTCCGAACTTCCGTACCAATGCCATTGCATCTAGATATCTTCTTCGCATGTCTCTTGGACCTCCAATGAACGACACAGACAGTACAATTCTTTTACCAATTTCACTTCCTCTATTTTGTCCACAATTGATGCTATCCACAATGCCTTGATAATACTCTGATCTCAATTCAGCTTGATTGTTTCTGTAATAATCTAATCAAGTCGTCTCAAGTTTGATGTACATGTCAACTGCATATTGTTGAAACAATCTCCCTTGAGTATAAAAGAACCGATGAACTATTGTTTCTCATCTGAAATTTATAACAATAGTATTCACGACAAGAAACCATCTTGTTGCTATCTCTTCTAACAGCTGTAAATACGGTAAAAAAttgtataaaatattatttttttgaaatatcaaAGTACAATTAACAAGATCAAATCTATAAACTTACCATTTAAATTATAACACAAAGCAACAGTAAGATATtgtacataaaatattatattcattAATATTCAATTACCTCTTAGTAACCAAGacaaatttaaacaatttcCAAAAAACATGTACAAATATAcataagtttatttatttttatttaaattaaaatgtaGAACATAAACTttgaattataattaattataaattttttaaaatatttgatcaacaaaataagttttaaaaaataagaataataatttattattcttattattatttatgtattgaatttttcaaaattaatttaatagagatttataatatatatatatatatatatataatgataaaatGAGTAAAATACTGTGTTTAAAAACAATTATTCATTGTATATTGTGatagtaaataaatataatttcaatTCATTTGCAAGTTCATCTAAATCTAAATCTAAACctaatttaatttttgcatagaaaaatataattataattaaacataatttttaaatattgaataaacCAAAGAAGTTAACAAAATCAATCATAATAATAAACtgataattaatattaattattattattattttatacaattGTTTTTAatagaattaatttaattttgagatataatcatgatgattatgatgatgatgagtaaaacatttttataaaaaccTAGATAATTGTATATTGTGAGACTATATAATTTCAATACACAttcataaataataatttaattttttgcatCAAACAACATAATTTTATCATCCGCATAATTATATAGCATATGGAAGAATAAgtactaaaaattaaaaaaaaaatgtaccaGTGTCTTCCGGGCGAAGAATAGATTCCACCGAGGAGAAATTCGTTGGACTCTTTGTAGTATGATGTGATTGCATAACAGAACTGTCATTCTTAAATTTAGGAATATTTTGGTGTCATCCATTTTCACCGTTTGGGAAAAGAAGTGGATAGTGCAAAGGATCGTAACATCCAAAATAATGTTTTATCCTATGTTTCTGTCCATCATACCCATGAAGTACTATATCCCTATCATATGGAATATTCGGATTATTGCCCTTAATCCAAATAGCAGCAAATTGATCTACTGTAGGATTGTTGTAGCATCGCTGATCTACCCCAGCATTTTTGCATATTTGAAGGGTTACATCTTCAATATAGAGAAAATCATTTATCCTGTGCAACAATTCAGcatatggattttttttcatGACATCCATTAATAGCTTCATAGTACCTTCATAAATATCAGCATTGTCAAAAACGCTCATCCTATTAGCCAATTCGTTGTCATTATCCCAAAAATACAACTGAAAATGAGATGGTTTCCCCTCATGAGGATTCAAGGGCGGGAGCGTATGAAACACTTGTCCTAACACTCTAAATGTATAGATTCCACAATTTGAAGAAGCAAGATTATTATCCACTTTAATactctagatttgtagcatacacacccttttcagctaaaaaatgacgaaaatatccctacataaaataaatgataaattaaatagttcataaaagtcgagggcattttcgtcattttttagccagaagggATGTGTATGCTataaatctagaatcacaggggttattagtttaaaaaaatttcacatggggttattagctaacacgaaatttcacaagggtgatatatgcaatttctcctattttttttatggaaaaaaaaaaccaagaaagAGCGTAGGACTCAAAATTCCTAGTCAATTGTGTTCAAATAAATGCTAAATCTAGAATTACAAGAAACACCAAGAACATAAAAAATGTGTTGATTTCCAAGAGCATGCCCAAACCTTTTTGAAGAGAAAATTGATGGTTTTCGACCCATTGACAAGCCACAGCTGGTGCAACCACAATTGCTAATCTCTTCCTTCGTTTATTCTTCTTccagtggtttttttttttttggatcgtTGGAGGGGATTGAGTGGTATAATCTATTTAGCAAACCTTCTTAAACAATCAATCGCTTCTCTGTAAATGGGTTTTCTGAAACGGGCCAGTGGGAAATGTTTGTAGACGTTGGAGGGGCATAAGTTGGTGTTCTTATGTAAACCTCTTGAAACGGtcggcccactttttattatgtatttaatttGTTGTATTTAAGTTAGTCAGCAAACATTGGAAACGGTGGCCACATATTCTATgtatttaattttctttatttatttggcttaatatatattataatatttactgACAAACATATTCTTCTATTTAAGTTAGTCAACAAACATTGGAAACGGTGGGCACATATTCTATGTAtttaatttcctttatttatttggcttaatatatattattatatttaatgaGAAACATATATTTACTTTCATGCCCTTGTTTTATGAATGAATTGTGTGTACATATTTACTATTATAACCTTGTAGAAACATGTTAAAGTATATAAAAGAAGAAATAAAAGGGCAAAGTTGTAAATTCACAATCGTAAAACTTTGCCCTTTTATTCACTTTTTTATATAGGTAATAGATTTATACACTGATCTAAATGACGGAATCAATTCCTGCCGGGAGAAAATAGATggcttttattttttaaaaaacataacATACATTTGTTGCTCCGATTCCACTATTTTGAgtgatgtttttatttttaaaaccttAAAACATAGCATAATCTCATTTTCTTCTTACAAATAAGAAACAGTTGACTACTGGATATAGCTTTTATTTCATAATTACAAAATATCGTAGcattaaatcttaaaataatactaaaagTACAACAAATATCGTGTAGAACGATTTTTACTATAATAATaggaaaaattgcatatatcacccctgtgaaatccCGAGTTTGCTAATAACtccctatgaaatttttttaagctaataaccctctattattctagatttgtagcatacacacccttttcagttaaaaattgacaaaaatacccttgattaaataaataattaaattaatttgattttataattttatatttaattgagtaaaataatcaaattttatttaaataactatgaaaattatatataattattttatcataatatttgtcatacacgaaatatattttaatattaaaatatc
Proteins encoded:
- the LOC140882468 gene encoding uncharacterized protein — encoded protein: MRRRYLDAMALVRKFGKPDLFITMTCNPEWKEIKDNLKGNQRAQDRPDLTSRVFRAKVQNLKKEITQKSLFGEVCAYVYVVEFQKRGLPHIHMLVILKKEHKINNNDQFDDYVLAELPQKEKNPRLFDLVVKHMMHGPCGHLNSKNSCMIAGQCKSHYPRKFCERTVQGEDGYPIYWRRDDSQTVDARRAKLNNQWVVPYNPYLLMRYDCHINVEICSGLTAVKYLYKYIYKGHDKVAVHIASGNEVGTVDEIKNFQDARWVSAQEALWRIYEFELNEISPAVINLALHLPNKHCVTFWKNQNLDYVLRQEYNSKTMLTEFFHTCSVNAKAKTLLYIEFPEYYVWDNQSKSWHERKKRRVIGRINAANPIEGERYYLRLLLSHVRGPISFDYLLMVNGNRYLSFKESAQKRGLLESDQSNFECMNKAVTFQMPHALRRLFATILVYCEPADVRSLWDTYFEAMSDDLQRQFHQNREFLVSKTLESINLILESMEKQIGGFDLPRISLDIPQSNEKFCREIEEEKSIQISDDDYCAQFKLNVAQQEAFEQIMESVNMGNGGLFFVNGPRGTGKTFLYRALLANIRKNKMIAPATATSGVAASILPGGRTAHSRFKIPIDLHEESYCSISKQSGLAELLRKTKLIVWDEAPMAKRTAIEAVDRTLQDITGIQRFFGGKVVVLGGDFMQVLHVLPKANVQETINASLVKYYLFSEMKQLTLFENMRARTDPNFCDFLLRIGNGTEHTDLQGNVKIPNDMIIKFDGDDEEFSE